The DNA sequence tctctctccctgtacacacacacacacacacacacacgcacacacacacaaactttttgCCATTTAAGAGTAAGTTGCAGATATGATACTTCATTATCCCAAAATACTTCAGTGTTTAATTCCAAAATACAAGGACATTCTGTTATAccgttataattttttaaataaataaacatagatATACTACTATAATCTATAGATTTTGTTCAGCAATCTCTAATAGTCTAAGTAAAATATACTCACTTTAAGCTGCCCTAAATCTGCAGAATAAGCTTAAGCAATGTGTTGTACCTAGCACAGAATGATTGGTTCATAGATAGTACCATTATAGTTTCACTTCTCCTAATAATTTAtatgatactttttcttttctttttttagacagagtcttgctctgttgcccaggctggagtgcagtggcatgatcttggctcattgcaacttctgccttctgggttcaagcaattcttgtgcctcagcccctggagtagctgggaatacaggcatgcaccaccacgcctggctaatttttctatttttagtagagacagagtttcaccatgttggagaggctggtctcaaactcctgacctcaagtgatcctcctgcctcggcctcccaaagtgctgagattacaggtgtgaaccactgtgcccagcctatgtaGTACCTTTATGAAAATACATGAAAGGAAGTGGGGGCTTGGTTCTATATACCACCGCCTTCTGTCAAATCTTTCACTAGTAACTTAAAATAtctggttcttagcttctttaagTATAAGGCTATACAAGATTATCACTGAGGAGCCCAGTGGTTCTAGAATTTCATAATTATATAAGGATGGTTTGTGTCCCCATATTTTAGTCTCAGACTGAATTCTAGCACCATTCTGAGGCTCTTTGTTAACAGTTAGGTTCACTACATGAAGGGCGGGTTGTTGGAAGACAGTTCTTAAATTTTAAGGTTCTTTCAGGCTACCATAGAAACTCACATACAGGGTTGTTGCTCTGGAGGAAGCAGATGAGCAAAAGTGCCTCTTTCTGCTCAAGGATCTTGACTCTGTGTATACTGATGATGGAACTTGAACATTAAAGCCCAAAAtctactaataattattttccaacATTTTCTCTCAAGGATTTAAGGATAAAGAGCAAAAGGCAACTGCCAGGATGCTTTTAAATGAAGTTATACTTCTGTCTACACTTCAATTCAAAACAGAATAATTCAAAAGGAGAGATAAATTCAGGGCTTATGACTTTTAGTTATTGGCTAGAATGAAGAGATAACAGGTGACATGTTAGACCAAGGTGCTTCCTGGGGCTCAAAATTTCAAGAGGGGATGTTTCTCAAGGAATTCCAAGGCTGAGATTTTTATCTCCTTAGATAGCTTAACATACAGAACAATATCCATAAGCCTAGACTATTGATATCAGCTTTGGAATCCCTGATGAGGGGTAGTGTGAGTTGCCACAGACAAATAGGACGCTATCTTCCATTACCTCTTCGTGGTGCCTTCCCATCTGTTGTCTTTGAGCTTTGCTTTTCTCTCGCTCTCCTCATTTCTCACCCCGAttaacaaatgttttatttagcATTATAGATGTtacgggaagtcagggaccccgaacagagggactggctgaagccacagtggaagaacataaattgtgaagatttcatggacatttattagttccccaaattaatacttctataatttcttacacctgtctttactgcaatctctgaacataaattacgaagatttcatggacacttatcacttccccaatcaatactcttgtgatttcctatgcctgtcttgaCTTTAATCtgttaatcccatcatcttcgtaagctgaggaggatgaacgTCACCTCGGGACACTGTGATGATTGCGTtgactgcacaaattgtttgtagagcatgtgggTTTGAACGATATGAAATCTGGGCGCCTTGAAAAAAGGAAcgggataacagcgatgttcagggaacaagggagatggcCTTGGACTCTGACTGCTGGTGAACcaggtggaacagagccatatttctattctttcaaaagcaaatagaaataccactgaattctttttctcagcaaggaatatccctgagaaagagaatgcgccctgagggtaggtctataGACAGCCCCCTTAAGGCGGCCACCTTTTACGGTCgaagccaaagggatgaaataagcccccaTCTCCTGTAGTGCTTCCAGGTCTATTAGGACGAgaaaattcctgcctaataaattttggtcagacaggctgtctgctctcaaaccctgtctccagataagatgttatcaatgacaatgtgtgcccgaaacttcattagcaattttaatttcgccccatctggaggtcctgtgatctcaccctacctccacttgctttgtgatattttattacctcgtgaagtatgtgatctctgtgatccacaccctattcgtgcactccctccccttttgaaaatcgctaataaaaacttgctggttttacagctcggGGAGCATCACGGAATCTGCCGATGTGTGATGCCttccctggacacccagctttaaaatttctctctcgtACTCTTTcgctttatttctcaaaccagctgaGATGctcaggaaatagaaaagaatccaTGGTAAATATCAGGGGTGGGGTTTTCCCCTGACAATagacaattattttattattattccagtCTCCTAATGCCAAACATTTTCAGTAAATAATCTTCATTCTCATCCCTCCAGGTAATTACAAAAGTAAACTTCTTTAACATAGTTCTATCATAGCACaagtgggaggaagaaagagaaggaggagatggtTCTTCCTACTGGTCCTAAAAATGCTCTTGAGTGATATCTATACAATCAAgggtaatattaaaatatttaagattcagtcctgtagtcccagctactcgggaggctgaggcaggagaatggtgggaacccgggaggcggagcttgcagtgagcagagatcatgccactgcactccagcctgggcgacagagtgagactccgtctcaaaaaaaaaaaaaaaagattaaaaaaaaaaaaaagaaccagtacCCCTTAGGATTCATCTGACCAATTGTAATGGATGCAAATAGCAGGGCTAGATCAGGGTTCTAGAGGCCTCCTTCTGTGCTAACCTTTCCTCTTTGGTGCTGGATCAAAAGTAGGAAAAATGGGGCTCCAGGCAGGAGATACTGTAAATCAGCATTTTAATAGGTTTTTTGGTCACATCTGTGCACATTCGTTGATTATCAGGCCTGTGCTCAATGGTCTCAAGATGTAACTTCTCCAAATCTTTTCTTCCTCCATATCAGCAACCACTTCCAAGTTAAAGATATATCTGCTCCTTATGGGTGGGAGTGTAgtagcagatttttaaaaaaatcttttaaaaaaaatttacaaaaaatacagatgggatcttgctgtgttgcccagtctcgtcttgaactcctgggctcaagcgatcatcccacttcagtctcccaaagtgctgggattacaaacatgagccatggtgcctgggtTAGTAGTAGATTTTATtaggtgttttaaaattttgtttacattGGTCTTGGCATACAAATGTTTATGGTTTTATtaatcaaataaacattttttgtttatgcTTTTGTTGCACTGCCTTTATGGTTATAAAGACCTTTCCTGTAGAGATATCAAACAAATACTAAGGTATATTTTTTCCGAATTTACAAAATacgatatcttttttttttttttagacggagtctcactctgttgctaggctggactgcagtggcacgatctgggctcactgcaacctccacctcctaagttcaactaatccttctgcctcagcctcctgagtatcttggactacaggtgtgtgtcaccatgcccgactcatgttttgtatttttagtagagacggggtttcaccactttggccaggatgacctcgaactccagacctcgtgattcatccacctcgacctcccatgCTTGGCCTGGTagtatcatttttaaattcaactttttctctgtgacctgttttttttttttttttttttttttttttttttttttttttttttttatgttatgtgtagttctaacttgctttttatccaaagtttccattttcccaacatcatacttttttttcactgtttcaaaattttttaattttaaggaatcttagtctaaaacaaaaaaattaataaaatcataggtttatttcaatatttgaaaGTATCTTCAGTAACTTTCCACTCAGCAGGTAGATAACCACAAAGTTTTTGCCTAAGGAAGGGTGCAAATGGAATTTAATATTGTCTTACTGTACTACGTAGAATACAAACTGTGAAgacaaggaaattaaataattccatttttttttctcctacatCATTTTTGCTGAAGAACTGCTCACTTAGCATCCTAGGAACAATCTTTTTGAGATTTGTCACCACTATGTAAAAGGGATGAACCTTTATCCTTAGCATAATGAATGTGACACCGCCTACATCCATCCTGTGGGACAGCTAAAAGAATGAGCCCTAGCATCACACATGCCAACCAGTCTCCTAGAGCAATCATCCATATAACTATGGAATTTCCAATTCTGGAAATGGCTCACAGCAAAACTgaattttctgttctgttcatAATACGGGTGAAACCACTGTCAGTAGAGAACAGAAGGGGGGCTGCATGGTTAGGCTGCACCAAAGACATTTTGCTTTTATGAATCCACTGAAGAAAAATGACTTTTGGTGCCATGTGGCTTGCACTTTTCTCCAGCAAGACAGCCTAGCTCCCTCAACCCCATTGCGTGTCTAGGAAAAGATAGTAAAAACATTTCCTTGAGAGGTAAAGACTACAAGGAAGCTACAAGCTCACTGTGCACAGGTGAGAAAGGAGGACCAtctgtagatttttttctatctgaacagacatttatgTTTTGAATTCTCTATTTCCAAGAATTCCCTTCATTATCTTTTGCTGGGCCCAAGGATCTTGAAGCCATCCATCTCTTTACTTGTCTTCCAAGTTCATCAGTGCCTGCACAACATGGTAACAACAAAGTTAAAGACATTCCACTCTTCCAGAAAAGGGAAAAGCTGGAGAGCCACATAAGAAGGATCACCAGGatgaaaataaacaagataaaccAAGTTGACACCTCCAAGGTCAGCTTCAATGGCCACAGTTAGGTATTTGTGGATTCCAGCAATTCTATTTCAACTATCAATACGATCGTATTCAAAAAGATGAGGAAGATGACGAAGTTTGTGAAGAGAGGACACTCGAGCACCCATCCGATCCACAAAGAAAGAGGTGACCTCTGACTGCAGCGCACATGAAGCCTGCTCAACAGCCTCTGGGCATGTGAAATCTGTCCTACACGTTGAGGCTTTATAGAGAAGCACACTAGCTGGTGTTGATCTCCCAACATTAAATTTCTTCTGGCGGGAAGGATCAAGTAACTCCCTGATAGTGTGCCACACGGCACAGCTTGGCTCAAGCCTTGCAAATGCTAGATGAGAAAGTATCGGTGAGACATGAACGAATGGCGTCAGCTAGGGGCAGCTGCATCTGCCCTTCTTGGTGAGAAGTGGCCATGTCTGCTCAGCCCAGGTTCTCTTCGCCCACTCAGTGCTAACTTCCCGCTTCCACCTCCAGCTCTGGCGCCCCGAGCCCCGCTTCCCACACGCAGGATGAGCTCAGGGCCGGCTCCCAGCCTCACTGCACCCcattcccagccccagccctagcCCAGGATTGGGCCCAGCCACGCTCAGGTGAGCCGCCTCACTCCGCCCAGCCGACCATGTGtagattttaagttttttttttttttttttaactggaggAATCTGTCAcacaccacaaaaaaaaattgtgtcctcctttaaaaaaaaaaaaaggtcatgcaAAAAAATCAGATTCATAATAGAAAAGGAAGTATACCTCCAAAGTAggcaaaaatatgttttatgttttaaaaacatgcaaaataatttCATGATGAAATACCTTGATTTGCATGTGACTTAGAACTTATTTCATATCAACCAGATTCAGTTGCTGTGATAAATCTATTATGTGTTTtagaatatctatttttaaaaaatatgtatttttaagccAGAAGATAAACCTGGCATTTGTGTATCCATGTGTAAGCTAGCCTGCTTGGTATCATGCAGCCAAGATactaaaagattaataaaattattttaaaaatctcctgtTACAGACTAGCAAATAATATATTTCCTCAACTTTTCTGGGCTATACTACTTTCTATTAATGCAATCTGAATTttcagatataaatataaaaaatggttGTTTGTTAAAACTTAAAAGCAATAGGGTTGGGAGGACCTTTGCAATATTCATCATTAAATCATAAGTACAATTATTCTGGACCACAGTAAGTGGAATGCCCTAACTTTTCTTAGTTCAAACTCTGCAAATTGATTATAAAGTTTATAATCATGCCCTTTTATGTGCTTTAAGCGGACGTACTGACTTTGTGGTGTATACTTTGTAAGAGAGCAGGTAACTCCAGCACAGAAGAAACCATGTAATGCAGAACTGGGGAGGACTTCAGTGGCActgttctatttttattgatCTAGACCATTGCTTTCAATCCTTCACTGAGGCCTCCTTGGACGTCGGTTTCTAATGTGTTACTGACTGTCACACAGTCCCCAGGTTGTACTTTGAGAAGACTGCAGCAGTAATAAAATATGGATGGTGCTGgcttctctctctgctctctacCTCCAATAGCGTGGAAATACGACTGACAGGCACAAGCCCCAATCTTCTCTCTCTGGATCTGTCTGTCCCCATTCCTTAATAAAAATAGGCGGGCCTCTTTTCGAAGTTCGGAGAGCATGACTTTGATATTTTCTGCTAGTGTCATAAGCTGTAAACATGTAGATTTCCCAAGGAAGCGACATTCTTCAGTCAATTTTCTATTGGTGGCACCATCTTTTGTTTCCTGGATTGCTTCTTCCCAATTGAAGTCCTTAGATCGGTAATGCATGTACTGTAAGAATGAAAACGTTCCTTGCTGAGTTCAACTTGAATTTTATCACAGATGATTTCAGCCTTTTCTTAGAATGATATTTTGGTTGTAAGAACTTTATCACCTCCGACAGGTCTCTCCTGCTCGCCCCGGCCATGTTGACGAGCATGTTGTCCAGGTCAAATAAAGAGGCCAGCATGTGGCTCATCCCCGTAGCCCCCATGGCTCCTGCCACCCTTGCACCTGTGAAGTGGGCGTCCCGGCAATGTCATACTTTTaataatatgtgattttttttcattgatgggtattaaattttttttatcatgtttTAGGTTGTTCTGTGTACTGTAATAAATTCTCTTCAAGAGTTGcctattttttttcaattgattaGTCTTAATTACCGTATCTTTATATGCCTATCtgggaaagaataaaatgccCTCTAGAATTGTGCAACATGGAAGCCTGGTCTAGAAGAAACTGATAGTGTTGAATTTTACCTAAGTTCTGTGCTCCTGGAAACGAGCAGAGATGGAGAAATCCCCCACCCTTTTGTGTTTCAGAAAGGCCTTGCTGAAAAGAAGCACCTTTTCCCATATAGTTTAGATAAAACTCATGTATACTGCCTTGTTTACCTATGACAAGGCCAGAAACAGACTCCAAATTCCCACTCTTTGCCTCATAAATGATTAACTAAACTTGTTTGTACTAATGATCAATGGGAACAAAACGCTTGTTAATCACACTTTGGTTAAGATTCTGTCTATTCCCCAGGTCCTTGAACCTTGGCCCATCCTCAGTCTGAGTCAGCATGTAACCCCTCTTCAACAGCAGCTCTGGAGAGAAAGCTGACTTCAGGGTAAAACATTCTTTAACCCCATTCTCTTATCCCACTTGCCCACATCCAAATCTTTCTAATCTAGTTTACTCCtttctataaaagaaaacctCTTTTCACCTAACTCTTGAGAAGCTTGCAGGTATTATGGTCAAATAGTTCCTATTATTGCAATAGCTCCCCTTCTCCTATTGAAAGAGACCCTTTTCCTCTTACAATAATCCTTCCGACAAAGTCTGTCCTTACTAAGTCTgggtttgctttttatttgacAGGACCCACTCGTtaccttttataaaatttttttctttcttattctcaaataagaaaaaaattattttgccatCTCTGGCCCCCACCtgatttaggtttttaaaaaactttttggagGTATAACTTACATACATACAAACCTATGTATAacttgcatatatttatttatttatttattttaatgttttaaataattattccagattatttttatttccttttttatttatttttatttttattttttattatactttaagttctagggtacatgtgcataacgtgcaggtttgttacatatgtatacttgtgccatgttggtgtgctgcacccatcaactcatcagcacccatcaactcgtcatttacatcaggtataactctcaatgcaatccctcccccctctcccctccccgtgataggccccggtgtgtgatgttccccttcccaagtccaagtgatctcattgttcagttctcacctatgactgagaacatgcggtgtttggttttctgttcttgcgatagtttgctgagaatgatggtttccagctgcatccatgtccctacaaaggacgcaaactcatccttttttatggctgcatagtattccatggtgtatatgtgccacattttcttaattcagtctgtcactgatggacatttgggttgattccaagtctttgctattgtgaatagtgtcgcaataaacatacgtgtgcgtgtgtctttatagcagcatgatttataatcctttgggtatatacccagtaatgggatggctgggtcatatggtacttctagttctagatccttgaggaatcgccatactgttttccataatggttgaactagtttacaatcccaccaacagtgtaaaagtgttcctatttctccacatcctctccaacacctgttgtttcctgactttttaatgattgccattctaagtggtgtgagatggtatctcattgtggttttgatttgcatttctctgatggccagtgatgatgagcattttttcatgtgtctgttggctgtatgaatgtattcttttgagaaatgtctgttcatatcctttgcccactttttgatggggttgtttgtttttttcttgtaaatttgtttgagttctttgtagattctggatattagccctttgtcagatgagtagattgcaaaaattttctcccattctgtaggttgcctgttcactctgatggtagtttcttttgctgtgcagaagctctttagtttaattagatcccagttgtcaattttggcttttgttgccgttgcttttggtgttttagacatgaagtccttgcccatacctatgtcctgaatggtattacccaggttttcttctagggttttgatggtattaggtctaacatttaagtctctaatccatcttgaattaatcttcgtataaggagtaaggaaaggatccagtttcagctttctacttatggctagccaattttcccagcaccatttattaaatagggaatcctttccccatttcttgtttttctcgggtttatcaaagatcagatggctgtagatgtgtggtattatttctgaggactctgttctgttccactggtaaGTTGCATATATTCAAAAGGTAAAATTTGGTGATATTTGACAGATGTATAACCCCTGTGAAACTTGTATTACACAATGTATGGAACATTTCTGTCATCTCTGTTTTCTTGAGCCGCTTTGCATATAACCCCCCTTCTGCCCTTGGCTCTatgcaaccactgatctgttctctGTCAGTATATgctagtttgcattttctagaacttTTTATGTGTGGAATTATATggtgtgtctggcttctttcactcagcttaACGATTTTGAGATTCAACACTATTGTTGCAGTTATTAGTAGTTAATTCCTCTTTTGTTATTGGGTATTATTCCATTTGTATAGATACACCATATTCTTTATCCACTGATCTACTGAtgaatatttctgatttttcccCCAGTTTTAAGATGGCTATaagctgaatgtttgtgtcttcccaaaattcatatgttgaaaactaATCCCTAATGTGACAGTGTTTGGagtgaggcctttgggagatgatagGTCATATGGTTGttgggaggtgggacctttggaaATAATAGGTCATATGGTTGGAggcctcatgaataggattactGTCCTTATAAAAAAGACTTCAGAGAGTTCCTCTGCCTCTTCTGCTGTGTGAGGAAACaatgagaagatggccatctgtctgtgaaccaggaagtgggacCTCACCAAAAACTGAATCTGCCTGTggcttaatcttggacttcccatcctccaaaactgtgaggaataaatttctgttgtttataagccatgcAGTATATGGTATTTTTATTGTAGCAGCCCCCACTGAGAGGGATATTGCAAATAAAATTACTATGAACATTTAATTACAAGTGtttgtgtgaacatatattttcatttcttttgaggaGGAGTAAAAGGGCTGGGTCCAAAGGTAGGTATACATTTGAATTCTAAGAAACTGCCATAGTACTACCATGTTACATTTTCACCGGCAGTGAATAAACCCCTTTTAGGTTTGAATTAACATTATATAGTTTGGGAAGAAACAACGTGGTAGTGATATTCAGTTTTCTATAGAGGCAAATGCTATACATTTTTAGTTATTAAAAATGTTCACATCACTCAGTGaagttggtttttcttttttttttaacttttaattccttcatgtcatccttgtgcaggggccatgttaatctctgtatcattccaattttagtttatgtgctgctgaagcgagCACACTCTGAAGTTTTATGTCTTTTCATCACATAGGTCTTATTAATTTCCTATTAGGATTAGTCCTAAGTATTTCATGTTTCTATTATGGAAGAtaacttttgttttagtttatgTTTTAACTGCCtacaattatcttttttaaaactataaatatttttcagattggTTTTAGATTTGCAGAAAAGTCATGAAGATAGTACAGAAAGTTTCTACATATCTAGTATCCAGTTTCTCTATTATAAACATCTTATGTTAGTCTTGTACATTCATCATAATTTATGAgccaatattaatacattattgttaactaaaaTCCATACTTTATTCACTTGTCCtttgtttttacctaatgtcctctttctgttccaggattccATCCAAGGTACCACATTATATTTGCTAATCATGTGTTCTTTGGCTTCTCTTGTTTGTGATGGTTTCTCAgacttttgttttggtttgttcttaatagccttgacagttttgaggagtagtGATAAGATAATTTATAGAATACCCCATAATTGGGATTTGTCTGGTGTTTTTCTTATAattagactggggttatgggTTTTGGAAGTAAGACCACAGAGACCAATTGCCGTTTTCATCACATGGTACAAGGGCACACACTACCACCATGACTGATATTGTTCACATTGACCATGAGTTAGTGTTTGTCAAATTTTTCCACTGAAAAATTACTCTCTTCTCACCCCCTTTCCATTCTGTATTCTTTGGAAGAAAGTTACCATGCACAGACCACTCTTAGGGAGTGAGGAATTATGTTCCCCCTCCTTGAGAATGGAGTACCTACATAAATTACTTGGGATTCTTCTGCATGGGAGGTTTGTTTTTCctctcacatttatttattcaattatttattcatatcACTATAAACTCATGGGTTTTCATTTTACACATTGGGTTATAattcaatatttccttttttttttttctttgacacagggtcttgctcagaccagagtacactggcacaatcatggctccctgcaacctcaacctcctgggctcaagcaatcctcccacctccgcctcccaagtagctgggactacaggtgcatgctattataccaagctaatttttaaaattttttgtagagacaaggtcctactatgtttcccaggctggtcttgaacacttaggctcaagcaattctcctactttggtttcccaaagtgctggcctgagccact is a window from the Rhinopithecus roxellana isolate Shanxi Qingling chromosome 3, ASM756505v1, whole genome shotgun sequence genome containing:
- the CATSPER2 gene encoding LOW QUALITY PROTEIN: cation channel sperm-associated protein 2 (The sequence of the model RefSeq protein was modified relative to this genomic sequence to represent the inferred CDS: inserted 2 bases in 2 codons; deleted 3 bases in 2 codons; substituted 1 base at 1 genomic stop codon), which encodes MATSHQEGQMQLPLADAIRSCLTDTFSSXHLQGLSQAVPWHTIRELLDPSRQKKLMLGDQHQLVCFSIKPQRVGQISHAQRLLSRLHVRCSQRSPLSLWIGWVLECPLFTNFVIFLIFLNTIVLIVEIELLESTNTXLWPLKLTLEVSTWFILFIFILVILLMWLSSFSLFWKXWNVFNFVVTMLCRH